The following coding sequences are from one Bradyrhizobium sp. WSM471 window:
- a CDS encoding alpha-amylase family glycosyl hydrolase — protein MSEASRDEGAWWESAVIYEIALISFQDSDGDGKGDLAGLTSRIDYLKWLGVDAVWLTPIYKSPFRDLGYDISDYCSIDPAFGSLEAFDRLLKALHAAEIRVILDLVPNHTANDHAWFVESSSSRNSAKADWYIWADAAENGGPPNNWLSRFGGSGWEWCEARRQYYYHSFLVEQPDLNWRNPQLRAAIADAMRFWLDRGVDGFRVDASAVLIKDALLRDNPHNPQAKGKPPPQRQTPVFTDDRPETMDCIEFIREVIDGYPGRMLCGEVQGKTDRIGHFYGNDRPRLHLPLNFALLDSQWDALSLQATIDAYFNAIPDHAWPVWVIGGHDKQRIASKIGEPQMRVLAMLLLTLRGTPFFFMGDEIGRKRVPIPADRVRDPFEMLVPGYGLCRDPERAPMRWDDSSNGGFTTGDPWLPLEPPDGAANVATQQRDARSILALFRALMTLRREHACLRHGGYEPLRSQNDVLAYRRTDGGREILVALNIAAEPRKWHWQGRGRLLMSTHLDLPSEPLPGATILLRGNEGVIIELEPR, from the coding sequence ATGAGCGAGGCGTCCCGTGACGAAGGTGCGTGGTGGGAATCCGCCGTCATCTACGAGATCGCACTGATCTCGTTCCAGGACTCGGACGGCGACGGCAAGGGCGACCTCGCCGGCCTGACCTCGCGCATCGACTATCTGAAATGGCTCGGCGTCGACGCGGTGTGGCTGACGCCGATCTACAAGAGTCCGTTCCGCGACCTCGGCTACGACATCTCCGACTACTGCTCGATCGACCCTGCGTTCGGCAGCCTCGAGGCGTTCGACCGCCTGCTCAAGGCCCTGCACGCCGCGGAGATCCGCGTGATCCTCGATCTCGTGCCCAACCATACTGCGAACGATCACGCATGGTTCGTCGAGAGCAGCAGCTCACGAAACAGCGCGAAGGCCGATTGGTACATCTGGGCCGACGCGGCCGAGAACGGCGGCCCGCCCAACAACTGGCTAAGCCGCTTCGGCGGCAGCGGCTGGGAATGGTGCGAGGCGCGGCGGCAATATTACTATCACTCCTTCCTGGTCGAGCAGCCCGATCTGAACTGGCGCAACCCGCAGCTGCGCGCCGCGATCGCCGATGCCATGCGCTTCTGGCTCGATCGCGGCGTCGACGGATTTCGCGTCGATGCCAGCGCGGTGCTGATCAAGGACGCGCTGCTGCGCGACAATCCGCATAACCCGCAAGCGAAAGGCAAGCCGCCGCCGCAGCGCCAGACACCCGTCTTTACCGACGATCGGCCGGAGACGATGGATTGCATCGAATTCATCCGCGAGGTGATCGACGGTTATCCAGGGCGCATGTTATGCGGTGAAGTCCAGGGCAAGACCGACCGCATCGGCCACTTCTACGGCAACGACCGGCCGCGCCTGCATCTGCCGCTCAATTTCGCGCTGCTGGACTCGCAATGGGACGCGCTGTCCCTGCAGGCAACGATCGATGCGTATTTCAACGCCATCCCGGATCATGCATGGCCGGTCTGGGTGATCGGTGGTCACGACAAGCAACGGATCGCGAGCAAGATCGGCGAGCCGCAAATGCGCGTGCTGGCGATGCTGCTGCTGACGCTGCGGGGAACGCCGTTCTTCTTCATGGGCGACGAGATCGGCCGCAAGCGCGTTCCCATTCCGGCCGACCGCGTCCGCGATCCCTTCGAGATGCTCGTGCCGGGATATGGCCTTTGCCGTGATCCCGAACGCGCGCCGATGCGATGGGATGACAGCAGCAACGGCGGCTTTACCACCGGCGATCCATGGCTGCCGCTCGAGCCGCCCGACGGCGCGGCCAACGTGGCCACGCAGCAGCGCGATGCGCGTTCGATCCTGGCGCTGTTTCGCGCGCTCATGACGCTGCGGCGCGAGCACGCGTGCCTGCGCCACGGCGGCTACGAGCCGCTACGCTCGCAGAACGACGTTCTTGCCTACAGGCGGACGGATGGCGGCAGGGAAATTCTGGTCGCGCTCAACATCGCCGCCGAGCCGCGGAAATGGCATTGGCAAGGTCGCGGCCGCCTGCTGATGTCGACGCATCTCGACCTGCCGTCCGAGCCGTTGCCGGGCGCCACCATCCTGCTCCGCGGCAATGAAGGCGTGATCATCGAACTCGAGCCAAGATGA
- a CDS encoding SDR family oxidoreductase, whose amino-acid sequence MAANQLAVVTGASTGIGLELARCCAQGGFNLVIAADEPEIERVAVDLRRLGGGVEAVEADLATTEGVDKLCAAVGDRPIDALLANAGVGLGKAFLDQDFARIKHLVDTNITGTLYLIHRAGNEMLRRNSGRILITGSIAGFTPGSFQAVYNASKAFLDSFSFALREELRDSGVTVTCLMPGATETEFFRRADMMDTKVGTEPKDSAYDVAKAGFDAMLRGESDIVTGMKNKLQTTIANVTPNEMLAKQHRKMAEPGTAKS is encoded by the coding sequence ATGGCCGCCAACCAACTCGCCGTCGTCACCGGCGCCTCCACCGGCATCGGCCTGGAACTCGCCAGATGTTGCGCCCAAGGAGGCTTCAACCTTGTCATCGCGGCGGACGAGCCCGAGATCGAGAGGGTGGCCGTCGATCTCCGCAGGCTCGGCGGCGGCGTCGAGGCGGTCGAGGCCGACCTCGCCACCACCGAAGGCGTCGACAAGCTTTGCGCCGCGGTCGGCGACCGGCCGATCGACGCGCTTCTGGCCAATGCCGGGGTCGGCCTCGGCAAGGCCTTCCTCGATCAGGATTTTGCCAGGATCAAGCACCTCGTCGACACCAACATCACCGGCACGCTGTATCTGATCCATCGCGCCGGCAACGAGATGCTCCGCCGCAATTCTGGCCGTATCCTGATCACGGGCTCGATCGCCGGATTCACGCCGGGCAGTTTTCAGGCGGTCTACAACGCCAGCAAGGCCTTCCTCGATTCATTCTCGTTTGCACTGCGCGAAGAGCTGCGCGACAGCGGCGTCACCGTCACCTGCCTGATGCCGGGCGCCACCGAGACGGAGTTCTTCCGCCGCGCCGACATGATGGACACCAAGGTCGGCACCGAGCCGAAGGACAGTGCCTACGACGTCGCGAAGGCCGGCTTCGACGCCATGTTGCGCGGCGAATCCGACATCGTGACCGGAATGAAGAACAAGCTTCAGACCACCATCGCCAACGTCACGCCGAACGAGATGCTGGCCAAGCAGCATCGCAAGATGGCGGAGCCGGGCACGGCGAAGTCGTAG
- a CDS encoding CsbD family protein, whose translation MSKTKGLGQRIAGKAKQAVGEIVGDQDLHEEGKEQAERGRDEQSKPSELNPLKKLNQLT comes from the coding sequence ATGAGCAAGACCAAGGGCCTCGGTCAGCGGATCGCTGGCAAGGCGAAACAGGCGGTCGGCGAGATCGTCGGCGATCAGGATCTCCACGAGGAAGGCAAGGAGCAAGCCGAGCGCGGCCGGGACGAACAGAGCAAGCCGAGCGAGCTCAATCCGTTGAAGAAACTCAATCAGCTGACGTGA
- a CDS encoding flavodoxin family protein: MTEADIRKGMPPVKLSREAFERRYRSRFVDPAFAPLQRELDAIVGAAWDAYSNSRKAPLTRKAGAGFSDPDYDIAIDWLDARAKILAAQRRHDDADETPRILIINGSARSEHTCPGEMSKTWRLVELAEPVFAELGFAVDILDLSRLASEFGKTIHPCKSCVGTAMPLCHWPCSCYPNYSLGQTDDWMNDIYPLWVAAHGILIVTPVNWYHVPAGLKAMMDRMVCADGGNPDPTSTHGKNADEAKALELKGWSYPRHLAGRHFGLVVHGDAVGAEGVRRALSDWLTDMQLISAGRFAELDGYVGYMEPYATSHRALDDDSAFQTEVQNVARALGNAVRLARSGQLRTPGAGLSDPNPK, encoded by the coding sequence ATGACGGAAGCCGACATTCGCAAGGGGATGCCGCCCGTCAAGCTCTCGCGCGAGGCCTTCGAGCGCCGCTACAGGAGCCGGTTCGTCGATCCCGCCTTTGCACCGCTCCAGCGCGAGCTCGACGCCATCGTCGGCGCGGCCTGGGATGCCTACAGCAATTCACGCAAGGCCCCGCTGACGCGAAAGGCGGGCGCGGGTTTCTCCGATCCCGATTACGACATCGCCATCGACTGGCTCGATGCGCGCGCGAAGATCCTGGCGGCGCAGAGACGCCATGACGATGCGGACGAGACGCCGCGCATCCTCATCATCAACGGCTCGGCCCGTAGCGAGCACACCTGTCCCGGCGAGATGTCCAAGACCTGGCGTCTGGTCGAGCTCGCCGAGCCGGTCTTTGCCGAGCTTGGGTTTGCCGTCGACATCCTCGATCTGTCGCGCCTGGCTTCGGAGTTCGGCAAGACGATCCATCCCTGCAAATCCTGCGTCGGAACCGCGATGCCGCTCTGCCACTGGCCGTGCAGCTGCTATCCGAACTATTCGCTGGGGCAGACCGACGACTGGATGAACGATATCTATCCGCTGTGGGTCGCAGCCCACGGCATCCTGATCGTGACGCCGGTGAACTGGTATCACGTGCCCGCCGGACTGAAGGCGATGATGGATCGCATGGTCTGCGCCGACGGCGGCAATCCCGATCCGACCTCGACCCACGGCAAGAACGCGGACGAAGCCAAGGCGCTGGAGCTGAAGGGCTGGTCTTATCCACGCCATCTCGCCGGCCGTCATTTCGGCCTCGTTGTTCACGGCGATGCGGTCGGTGCCGAGGGCGTGCGCCGCGCCTTGTCGGATTGGTTGACCGACATGCAGTTGATCTCGGCCGGCCGCTTCGCCGAGCTCGATGGCTATGTCGGCTACATGGAGCCATACGCCACCTCGCACCGCGCGCTCGATGACGACAGCGCATTCCAGACAGAGGTGCAGAACGTCGCGCGCGCACTCGGCAATGCGGTCCGGCTGGCGCGGAGCGGACAGCTTCGCACGCCCGGTGCGGGCCTGTCGGATCCAAACCCCAAATGA
- a CDS encoding response regulator → MAIAPTSSDPQSPLTGRRIFIVEDEYFLADDIGKACQALGAEVAGPVGDLNEALRILQDGGILDAAVLDVNLHSEMIFPVARELKARSIPFLFTTGYDKISISPEFHDVPILEKPIDMPAMAHRLAALIADQHG, encoded by the coding sequence ATGGCGATAGCGCCCACATCGTCAGATCCGCAGTCGCCGCTCACGGGGCGGCGGATATTCATTGTCGAGGACGAATATTTTCTCGCCGATGACATTGGCAAGGCATGTCAGGCGCTCGGTGCCGAGGTCGCGGGGCCAGTCGGCGATCTCAATGAAGCACTCAGGATCCTGCAAGATGGCGGCATCCTGGATGCCGCCGTGCTTGACGTGAATCTCCACAGCGAGATGATCTTCCCTGTCGCGCGCGAACTGAAGGCCCGCAGCATACCCTTCCTGTTCACGACCGGTTACGACAAGATCAGCATCAGTCCGGAATTCCACGACGTGCCAATCCTGGAGAAACCGATCGATATGCCGGCGATGGCCCACAGGCTGGCCGCGCTGATCGCCGATCAGCACGGTTGA
- a CDS encoding Crp/Fnr family transcriptional regulator produces MPLSTLDRSQVDPVIRRLNVLRPLSTEARTSLEYAMLEGLQRAGAGEDLISEGDPVDSIRLVLSGWLCRYKTLEDGRRQIVNFLFPGESCDAHAFLLPVMDHSIAAMTPVVYTEIKRARFESLVAADRSLAEAFLCETLINSAIQREWAINLGRRVAFERVAHLFCEIIERLRPVGMVESNSCVMPVTQMDLADATGLSVVHLNRTVQELRASGLIVLRDRTLTITDLDALKDAALFSPSYLQLYRRG; encoded by the coding sequence ATGCCCTTGTCGACGCTCGATCGCAGCCAGGTGGACCCGGTCATTCGCCGGCTGAACGTACTGAGGCCGTTGTCGACGGAGGCCCGCACCTCGCTCGAATACGCAATGCTCGAGGGACTCCAGCGCGCAGGGGCGGGCGAGGATCTGATCTCGGAAGGCGATCCGGTCGACAGCATCCGCCTCGTGCTGTCGGGCTGGCTCTGCCGCTACAAGACGCTCGAGGACGGCCGGCGGCAGATCGTCAATTTTCTTTTTCCCGGCGAAAGTTGCGATGCGCATGCGTTCCTGCTGCCGGTGATGGATCATTCCATCGCGGCGATGACGCCCGTCGTCTACACCGAAATCAAGCGCGCGCGGTTCGAGAGTCTGGTGGCTGCCGACCGTTCACTGGCGGAAGCTTTCTTGTGCGAGACTCTCATCAACAGTGCCATCCAGCGCGAATGGGCTATCAATCTGGGTCGCCGGGTGGCCTTCGAGCGCGTGGCCCATTTGTTCTGCGAGATCATCGAGCGGTTGCGTCCCGTCGGCATGGTCGAGAGCAATTCCTGCGTGATGCCGGTGACGCAAATGGATCTTGCGGACGCCACCGGCCTGTCGGTGGTCCATCTCAACCGCACGGTTCAGGAGTTGCGCGCCTCCGGCCTCATCGTGCTGCGCGATCGCACGTTGACCATCACCGATCTCGATGCGCTCAAGGACGCGGCGCTGTTCTCGCCGAGCTATCTGCAACTCTATCGGCGTGGCTGA
- a CDS encoding CheR family methyltransferase, with protein sequence MHEIGDQPVERERQTRSPLIIGVGAAPTALDSVERFLSKLTVSADQAVVLALQHHEALDEPRLRRIVQDTTGGKIADISDGQTIEGGTIYLCPPAMITTIHGGRFAVRQAEQAPGERATIDSFLVSLAEERAEQSIGVILSGVGGDGTLGTATLKDHGGLAIAEKGASDEADHLKEANTPAAIADYVLSPEEIAEHIQVYARHLRRLEEKQGFDEVLAAAATSLSRIADILRSKTGNDFHGYKQNTFLRRVQRRMQVVQIADIAAYVDFLRNDQDEAQHLFNDLLIGVTQFFRDKREFDVLESQIVPKLFEGKDARQQVRVWVLGCATGEEAYSIAILLREHMAKMDSPPQVQIFATDIDGRALATARVGRYRTNIEADMTSERLARWFVREGDTYCVVKELREMCIFSQHNVIKDAPFSKLDLVSCRNLLIYLNAELQNRVIPLFHFALLPDRFLFLGNSENVTRHPILFVPIDRRARIFKKLETGTRLPPEFPITTAAGRAPAEVPPLRSFRPDIGLERRAQRIAERYAPAYVITDSNFQVLHFSGRTGRYIEPTAGAATLDLLQLVHRDLRLDLRAVLSRATETNEPAHAEQVQLGANGQHISVDIMVEPIQEGGSDNRNFVVLFKDGPVRAVDAGEGKPNALVQSEHVERIEGELRATRERLQATIEELESTNEELKSSNEEYQSLNEELQSANEELETSREELQSVNEELTTVNGELAHRVQELTRATSDLQNFLESTQIATVFLDNDLRVMNFTPAITQVLHLVETDTGRPIAHIKARIPIEELYDDIRGVLRTLASAERELRDPASGTRYIVRILPYRSIDNFIAGVVITFVDITAMTRAEERQRLLLAELQHRVRNTLGVVRSIARRTADTSSTVEEFASHLDGRLNAFARTQALVTRDPEGGVDLEYLAVEELLAYNAREGEQVRVSGPTVRFQSKAAETFALAIHELATNALKYGALSRPTGRIEISWRLEQGTDPAELVFEWRERGGPPVAPPPHKGFGTELLERTLGFEFKGQTRLAFNPRGLECTITIPLSKRAFHTPAVAN encoded by the coding sequence ATGCATGAAATCGGCGACCAGCCGGTCGAAAGAGAGCGCCAGACCAGGTCTCCGCTGATTATCGGGGTGGGCGCGGCGCCGACAGCTCTGGATAGCGTCGAGCGGTTCTTGTCCAAGCTGACCGTGAGCGCCGACCAGGCGGTCGTGCTGGCGCTGCAACATCACGAGGCGCTCGACGAGCCGCGGCTGCGTCGGATCGTGCAGGATACCACCGGCGGCAAGATCGCCGACATCAGTGACGGCCAGACCATCGAGGGCGGCACGATCTATCTGTGCCCGCCGGCGATGATCACGACGATCCATGGCGGTCGCTTCGCGGTCCGCCAGGCCGAGCAGGCCCCCGGCGAGCGGGCCACGATCGACAGCTTCCTGGTGTCTCTGGCGGAAGAACGCGCCGAGCAATCGATCGGCGTGATCCTGTCCGGCGTCGGCGGCGATGGCACGCTGGGTACCGCGACTCTGAAGGATCACGGTGGCCTCGCCATCGCCGAGAAGGGCGCGAGCGACGAGGCTGATCATCTGAAAGAAGCCAACACGCCGGCGGCGATCGCCGACTACGTGCTCTCTCCGGAAGAGATCGCCGAGCACATCCAGGTCTATGCCCGTCACCTGCGGCGGCTGGAGGAGAAGCAGGGGTTCGACGAGGTGCTGGCCGCTGCGGCGACCTCGCTGTCGCGCATCGCCGACATCCTGCGCAGCAAGACCGGTAATGATTTTCACGGCTACAAGCAGAACACCTTCCTGCGTCGCGTGCAGCGACGGATGCAGGTGGTCCAGATCGCCGACATCGCCGCCTATGTCGATTTCCTGCGCAACGACCAGGACGAGGCGCAGCATCTGTTCAACGACCTCTTGATCGGCGTCACCCAATTCTTTCGCGACAAGCGCGAATTCGATGTGCTCGAGAGTCAGATCGTCCCGAAGCTCTTCGAAGGCAAGGACGCGCGCCAGCAGGTTCGCGTCTGGGTGCTCGGATGCGCCACCGGAGAGGAGGCCTATTCCATCGCTATCCTCCTGCGCGAGCACATGGCCAAGATGGACTCGCCACCGCAGGTTCAGATCTTCGCGACCGACATCGACGGACGGGCTCTGGCGACCGCTCGCGTCGGCCGCTACCGCACCAATATCGAGGCGGACATGACCAGCGAGCGTCTGGCGCGCTGGTTCGTGCGGGAAGGCGATACCTATTGCGTCGTCAAGGAACTGCGCGAGATGTGCATCTTCTCGCAGCATAACGTGATCAAGGACGCGCCGTTCTCGAAGCTCGATCTCGTCTCCTGCCGCAACCTGCTGATCTATCTCAATGCCGAATTGCAAAATCGGGTGATCCCGCTATTCCACTTCGCGCTTCTGCCGGATCGATTCCTGTTTCTCGGCAATTCCGAGAACGTCACGCGGCATCCAATACTTTTCGTGCCGATCGACCGCCGCGCCCGCATCTTCAAGAAGCTGGAGACCGGAACACGGCTGCCACCGGAATTTCCAATCACGACCGCTGCCGGGAGGGCGCCCGCCGAGGTGCCGCCGCTGCGCTCGTTCCGCCCCGACATCGGCCTGGAGCGCCGCGCACAGCGGATCGCCGAGCGCTACGCGCCCGCCTATGTCATTACCGACAGTAATTTTCAGGTGCTGCACTTTTCCGGGCGCACCGGCCGCTACATCGAGCCGACGGCAGGCGCTGCCACGCTCGATCTGCTCCAGCTCGTCCACCGCGATCTCCGCCTGGACCTGCGCGCGGTGCTCAGCCGCGCGACGGAGACCAACGAGCCGGCCCATGCCGAGCAGGTACAGCTCGGCGCCAACGGTCAGCACATTTCCGTCGACATCATGGTGGAGCCGATCCAGGAGGGCGGCAGCGACAACCGCAATTTCGTCGTCCTGTTCAAGGACGGCCCGGTGCGCGCAGTAGATGCCGGCGAGGGCAAGCCCAATGCGCTGGTCCAGTCCGAGCATGTCGAGCGTATCGAAGGCGAGCTGCGGGCAACACGGGAGCGCCTTCAGGCAACCATCGAAGAGCTCGAAAGCACCAACGAGGAGCTGAAGTCCTCGAACGAGGAATACCAGTCGCTCAATGAAGAGCTTCAGTCCGCGAACGAAGAGCTCGAAACCTCACGCGAGGAACTGCAGTCGGTCAACGAGGAATTGACCACTGTGAACGGCGAGCTGGCTCACCGCGTCCAGGAATTGACGCGCGCCACCAGCGATCTTCAGAACTTCCTGGAGAGCACGCAGATCGCGACCGTATTCCTCGACAACGATTTGCGCGTCATGAACTTCACGCCGGCGATCACGCAGGTACTGCATCTCGTCGAGACCGACACGGGCCGCCCCATCGCGCACATCAAGGCGCGCATCCCGATCGAGGAGCTCTATGACGACATTCGCGGCGTGCTGCGGACGCTTGCCAGTGCCGAGCGTGAGCTGAGGGACCCGGCCAGCGGCACGCGCTACATCGTGCGCATCCTGCCCTATCGCAGCATCGACAATTTCATCGCGGGTGTCGTCATCACCTTCGTCGACATCACCGCCATGACCCGGGCCGAGGAGCGGCAGCGCCTGCTGCTGGCCGAACTCCAGCATCGGGTACGCAACACGCTCGGCGTGGTGCGCTCGATCGCCCGTCGCACGGCCGATACGAGCTCGACCGTCGAGGAGTTTGCCTCCCATCTCGATGGCCGGCTCAACGCTTTCGCCCGTACCCAGGCGCTGGTGACCCGCGATCCCGAGGGCGGCGTTGATCTCGAATACCTCGCCGTCGAGGAACTGCTGGCTTATAACGCCAGGGAGGGGGAGCAGGTACGCGTCAGCGGCCCCACGGTGCGTTTCCAGTCGAAAGCCGCGGAAACCTTTGCCCTTGCCATACACGAACTCGCAACCAACGCGTTGAAATACGGCGCCCTGAGCCGGCCGACAGGGCGCATCGAGATTTCCTGGCGCCTCGAGCAGGGCACCGACCCGGCGGAGCTGGTGTTCGAGTGGCGGGAGCGCGGTGGGCCACCGGTTGCGCCCCCGCCGCACAAAGGATTTGGGACCGAGCTTCTGGAGCGCACACTCGGGTTCGAGTTCAAGGGGCAGACCAGGTTGGCATTCAATCCCAGGGGACTGGAATGCACGATCACCATTCCTCTCAGCAAACGGGCGTTTCATACACCGGCGGTGGCCAACTGA
- a CDS encoding zinc-dependent alcohol dehydrogenase, with translation MKALVWHGKEDIRCDTVTDPEIQDPRDAIIKVTSCAICGSDLHLFHNYIPGMLPGDIMGHETMGEVVEVGSGVDGKLKKGDRVVVPFTIICGECDQCKRGNFSVCETTNRKRHLADKAFGHTTAGLFGYTHLTGGYPGGQAEYLRVPFADATHIKVPDGIPDEKLLFLSDIFPTGWQAAAQCDIEPTDTVAIWGCGPVGQMAIRSAILLGANQVIAIDCLPERLSMAEAGGATTINFETESVLERLEELTDGRGPEKCIDCVGMESHVMASLPDTLLDRAKQMVMVESDRPHVLREMIYVCRPGGIISVPGVYSGFSDMLPMGAFMNKGLQMRTGQTHVNRWTDDLLHRIEEGQIDPSFVITHTVPLSQGPEMYQVFRDKRDSCVKVVLKP, from the coding sequence ATGAAGGCGCTGGTCTGGCACGGCAAGGAAGACATTCGTTGCGACACCGTCACCGATCCTGAGATTCAGGATCCGCGCGACGCGATCATTAAAGTCACGAGCTGCGCCATCTGCGGCTCCGACCTGCACCTCTTTCACAACTACATTCCGGGCATGCTGCCCGGCGACATCATGGGCCACGAGACCATGGGCGAAGTGGTCGAGGTCGGCTCAGGCGTCGACGGCAAGCTGAAGAAGGGCGACCGCGTCGTCGTGCCCTTCACGATCATTTGCGGCGAATGCGACCAGTGCAAGCGCGGCAATTTCTCGGTCTGCGAAACCACCAATCGCAAGCGCCATCTGGCGGACAAGGCGTTCGGACACACGACGGCCGGCCTGTTCGGCTACACCCATCTGACCGGCGGCTATCCCGGCGGCCAGGCCGAGTATCTGCGCGTGCCGTTCGCCGACGCCACCCACATCAAGGTGCCCGACGGCATTCCCGACGAGAAGCTGCTGTTTCTCAGCGACATCTTCCCGACCGGATGGCAGGCCGCCGCGCAATGCGACATCGAGCCGACCGATACGGTCGCGATCTGGGGCTGCGGTCCCGTGGGACAGATGGCGATCCGCAGCGCCATCCTGCTCGGCGCCAACCAGGTGATCGCGATCGACTGCCTGCCCGAACGGCTCAGCATGGCCGAAGCCGGCGGCGCCACCACCATCAACTTCGAAACCGAAAGCGTCCTGGAGCGGCTCGAGGAGCTCACCGACGGCAGAGGTCCCGAAAAATGTATCGACTGCGTCGGGATGGAGTCGCATGTGATGGCCTCCCTGCCCGACACGCTGCTCGATCGCGCCAAGCAGATGGTCATGGTGGAGAGCGACCGGCCGCATGTGCTGCGCGAGATGATCTATGTTTGCCGCCCCGGCGGCATCATCTCGGTGCCGGGCGTGTACAGCGGATTCTCCGACATGCTTCCGATGGGCGCCTTCATGAACAAGGGCCTGCAGATGCGCACCGGCCAGACCCACGTCAACCGCTGGACCGACGACCTGCTCCATCGCATCGAGGAAGGCCAGATCGATCCGTCCTTCGTCATCACCCACACCGTCCCGCTTAGCCAAGGCCCCGAGATGTATCAGGTGTTTCGCGACAAGCGCGACTCCTGCGTCAAGGTCGTGCTGAAGCCCTGA
- a CDS encoding chemotaxis protein CheB, giving the protein MSNRDIIVIGGSAGATAPLKQILGRLPPDLPAAVFIVLHIPAQGIGILSTVASSAGPLPVRQAENGMKIEPGQVYLAAPDHHLLLSGDHLFLGRGPRENMVRPAIDALFRSAAINYGPRVIGVLLSGLLSDGAAGLNAIKRCGGISVVQDPSDAIADEMPRSALEASIIDLCVPGAGMGDVLSDLAREVAGAALPIPPEIRLEVEIAAGERIGSDKLLSVADPVALTCPACGGVLSEIKESHPMRFRCQVGHAYAADILAKEQEGQVDEALRVALRIIEERAELVQRMAADGRRNGRPAVAEMYQARAAEYREYADMIRRVVLKSLDPPVRKREA; this is encoded by the coding sequence ATGAGCAACCGCGATATCATCGTCATAGGTGGCTCGGCCGGCGCGACCGCACCGTTGAAGCAGATCCTCGGCCGGCTGCCGCCGGATCTGCCCGCGGCGGTGTTCATCGTGCTGCACATCCCGGCGCAGGGCATCGGCATCCTCTCGACGGTCGCCAGCAGCGCCGGTCCGCTCCCGGTCCGGCAGGCCGAAAACGGCATGAAGATCGAGCCCGGCCAGGTTTATCTGGCCGCACCGGACCATCATCTGCTGCTGTCCGGGGATCACCTGTTCCTCGGGCGCGGTCCGCGCGAGAACATGGTCCGGCCGGCCATCGACGCCTTGTTCCGCTCGGCCGCCATCAACTACGGCCCGCGCGTGATCGGTGTGCTCCTCAGCGGGCTGTTGTCCGACGGTGCGGCCGGTCTCAACGCCATCAAGCGTTGCGGCGGAATCTCGGTGGTTCAGGACCCCTCGGATGCCATCGCCGATGAAATGCCAAGGAGCGCCCTGGAGGCGAGCATCATCGATCTTTGCGTCCCCGGTGCCGGAATGGGCGACGTTCTGTCCGATCTCGCCAGGGAAGTTGCGGGTGCCGCGCTGCCGATCCCGCCCGAGATCCGGCTCGAGGTCGAGATCGCGGCGGGCGAACGGATCGGCAGTGACAAGCTCCTCTCGGTGGCTGATCCAGTTGCACTGACCTGTCCGGCCTGCGGGGGCGTGCTATCCGAGATCAAGGAGTCGCACCCGATGCGCTTCCGTTGCCAGGTCGGTCACGCCTACGCCGCCGACATCCTCGCAAAAGAGCAGGAGGGGCAAGTGGATGAAGCCCTGCGGGTCGCACTTCGCATCATCGAGGAGCGGGCTGAGTTGGTGCAGCGCATGGCCGCGGACGGACGGCGCAACGGCCGGCCCGCGGTTGCCGAGATGTACCAGGCGCGGGCTGCCGAATATCGCGAATATGCCGACATGATCCGGCGCGTGGTGCTAAAGTCGCTCGATCCTCCGGTTCGCAAGCGGGAGGCCTGA